In Vanacampus margaritifer isolate UIUO_Vmar chromosome 18, RoL_Vmar_1.0, whole genome shotgun sequence, a genomic segment contains:
- the ankrd22 gene encoding ankyrin repeat domain-containing protein 22 isoform X2 — translation MGKVYSQPACQLAYDGDVRQLSSAAARDPGVLDARDDVTGDTPLIAACRGGKLCAVTFLLERRADVRARNKKGRTCLHYVAKQNFSLLDHLIILLLMPILLLGYFLLLQKQKRNEALMKEVLDSDVDVNAADYKGNTALHYVCLRKRQQLVPLLLLRDANPHLKNQDGESPLDIAMRLKFSELVRLLRKTP, via the exons ATGGGCAAGGTGTACTCGCAG CCCGCCTGCCAGTTGGCGTACGACGGCGACGTTCGTCAGCTTTCGTCGGCCGCGGCCCGCGACCCGGGCGTGTTGGACGCTCGGGATGACGTCACCGGGGACACGCCCCTCATCGCCGCCTGTCGCGGCGGCAAACTGTGCGCGGTCACGTTCCTGCTGGAGCGTCGAGCAGACGTGCGCGCACGCAACAAG AAGGGTCGCACGTGCCTTCACTACGTGGCCAAGCAGAACTTTTCCCTCCTGGACCACCTCATCATCCTCCTGCTCATGCCCATCCTCCTGCTGGGATACTTCCTCCTG ctACAGAAGCAGAAGCGCAACGAGGCTCTGATGAAAGAAGTTCTGGACAGCGACGTGGACGTCAACGCGGCCGACTAC AAAGGCAACACGGCTCTTCACTACGTTTGTCTCAGGAAACGCCAGCAATTAGTTCCTCTGTTGCTCCTCCGAGACGCCAACCCGCACCTCAAGAACCAG GACGGTGAGTCGCCGCTGGACATCGCCATGAGGTTAAAGTTCAGCGAGTTGGTGAGGCTGCTGAGGAAGACGCCGTGA
- the LOC144038714 gene encoding uncharacterized protein LOC144038714 isoform X2 yields the protein MSADVHAQLAAVMEALVLAAVAEFHKQRRGGSDQIGDLRPGGESTCEANVRGESREKLVCFATILETLANEALGKIVNIVDMVKSRRCGKPTRGGGDGDETPRVAIINVLKKPCLEAEHSYDVPSLGSGTNAPAQDESPDRKPSILAASDLDAIAERGGPDAEPSASWHLCESGAVAWEPEAPGGAADKPFACELCGRRFTLRHNLRRHTDSHMGSKSFCCGQCGKGFTRAATLKTHELVHTGQKPLKCQFCPKSFRHLVNLKNHVRLHSGVRPYACDFCAKTFRQKVNLKIHRRVHTGERPYACRQCGKAFSQQSSLITHGRTHSGERPYVCDVCRKSFNNNNSLKLHVRVHTGERPYTCDVCLKTFIQGSHLRTHKSHVHAGRKLFICDKCGKAYANGRNLKTHKCVYA from the exons ATGAGCGCGGACGTGCACGCGCAGCTGGCCGCCGTCATGGAGGCGCTCGTGCTCGCCGCCGTGGCCGAGTTTCACAAGCAGCGGCGAGGCGGAAGCGACCAAATCGGCGACCTCAGGCCCGGAGGCGAATCTACGTGCGAGGCCAACGTACGCGGAGAGAGCCGCGAGAAGCTG GTGTGCTTTGCCACCATATTGGAGACGCTGGCCAACGAAGCTCTGGGCAAGATCGTCAACATCGTCGATATGGTCAAATCGAGACGTTGCGGCAAGCCAACCCGTGGCGGTGGCGACGGCGACGAGACGCCGCGGGTTGCCATCATCAACGTCCTCAAGAAACCCTGCTTGG AGGCGGAGCACTCGTATGACGTCCCTTCCCTGGGTAGTGGCACCAACGCGCCGGCTCAG GACGAATCGCCGGACCGTAAGCCGTCCATCCTGGCCGCCAGCGACCTGGACGCCATCGCTGAGC GCGGCGGACCGGACGCCGAGCCGTCCGCCAGCTGGCACTTGTGCGAGTCAGGGGCCGTCGCGTGGGAGCCCGAGGCGCCGGGCGGCGCGGCCGACAAGCCCTTTGCCTGCGAGCTCTGCGGCCGCCGCTTCACCCTGAGACACAACCTGCGGCGGCACACCGACAGCCACATGGGCAGCAAGTCCTTCTGCTGCGGCCAGTGCGGCAAAGGCTTCACGCGCGCCGCCACGCTCAAGACCCACGAACTGGTCCACACGGGCCAGAAGCCCCTCAAGTGCCAGTTTTGCCCCAAAAGCTTCCGGCACCTGGTCAACCTGAAGAACCACGTGCGCCTGCACAGCGGCGTGCGGCCGTACGCCTGCGACTTTTGCGCCAAGACTTTCCGCCAGAAGGTCAACCTGAAGATCCACCGGCGCGTGCACACGGGCGAGCGGCCGTACGCGTGCCGCCAGTGCGGCAAGGCCTTCAGCCAGCAGAGCAGCCTGATCACGCACGGCCGCACGCACTCGGGCGAGCGGCCGTACGTGTGCGACGTCTGCCGCAAGagcttcaacaacaacaacagcctGAAGCTTCACGTGCGCGTGCACACGGGCGAGCGGCCGTACACCTGCGACGTCTGCCTCAAGACCTTCATCCAGGGCAGCCACCTGCGCACGCACAAGAGTCACGTGCACGCCGGCAGAAAGCTCTTCATCTGCGACAAGTGCGGCAAGGCCTACGCCAACGGACGCAACCTCAAGACGCACAAGTGCGTCTATGCCTGA
- the ankrd22 gene encoding ankyrin repeat domain-containing protein 22 isoform X1, whose protein sequence is MGLAPPAQPACQLAYDGDVRQLSSAAARDPGVLDARDDVTGDTPLIAACRGGKLCAVTFLLERRADVRARNKKGRTCLHYVAKQNFSLLDHLIILLLMPILLLGYFLLLQKQKRNEALMKEVLDSDVDVNAADYKGNTALHYVCLRKRQQLVPLLLLRDANPHLKNQDGESPLDIAMRLKFSELVRLLRKTP, encoded by the exons ATGGGCCTCGCCCCCCCCGCGCAGCCCGCCTGCCAGTTGGCGTACGACGGCGACGTTCGTCAGCTTTCGTCGGCCGCGGCCCGCGACCCGGGCGTGTTGGACGCTCGGGATGACGTCACCGGGGACACGCCCCTCATCGCCGCCTGTCGCGGCGGCAAACTGTGCGCGGTCACGTTCCTGCTGGAGCGTCGAGCAGACGTGCGCGCACGCAACAAG AAGGGTCGCACGTGCCTTCACTACGTGGCCAAGCAGAACTTTTCCCTCCTGGACCACCTCATCATCCTCCTGCTCATGCCCATCCTCCTGCTGGGATACTTCCTCCTG ctACAGAAGCAGAAGCGCAACGAGGCTCTGATGAAAGAAGTTCTGGACAGCGACGTGGACGTCAACGCGGCCGACTAC AAAGGCAACACGGCTCTTCACTACGTTTGTCTCAGGAAACGCCAGCAATTAGTTCCTCTGTTGCTCCTCCGAGACGCCAACCCGCACCTCAAGAACCAG GACGGTGAGTCGCCGCTGGACATCGCCATGAGGTTAAAGTTCAGCGAGTTGGTGAGGCTGCTGAGGAAGACGCCGTGA
- the LOC144038714 gene encoding uncharacterized protein LOC144038714 isoform X1, whose product MSADVHAQLAAVMEALVLAAVAEFHKQRRGGSDQIGDLRPGGESTCEANVRGESREKLVCFATILETLANEALGKIVNIVDMVKSRRCGKPTRGGGDGDETPRVAIINVLKKPCLEAEHSYDVPSLGSGTNAPAQDESPDRKPSILAASDLDAIAEPGGGPDAEPSASWHLCESGAVAWEPEAPGGAADKPFACELCGRRFTLRHNLRRHTDSHMGSKSFCCGQCGKGFTRAATLKTHELVHTGQKPLKCQFCPKSFRHLVNLKNHVRLHSGVRPYACDFCAKTFRQKVNLKIHRRVHTGERPYACRQCGKAFSQQSSLITHGRTHSGERPYVCDVCRKSFNNNNSLKLHVRVHTGERPYTCDVCLKTFIQGSHLRTHKSHVHAGRKLFICDKCGKAYANGRNLKTHKCVYA is encoded by the exons ATGAGCGCGGACGTGCACGCGCAGCTGGCCGCCGTCATGGAGGCGCTCGTGCTCGCCGCCGTGGCCGAGTTTCACAAGCAGCGGCGAGGCGGAAGCGACCAAATCGGCGACCTCAGGCCCGGAGGCGAATCTACGTGCGAGGCCAACGTACGCGGAGAGAGCCGCGAGAAGCTG GTGTGCTTTGCCACCATATTGGAGACGCTGGCCAACGAAGCTCTGGGCAAGATCGTCAACATCGTCGATATGGTCAAATCGAGACGTTGCGGCAAGCCAACCCGTGGCGGTGGCGACGGCGACGAGACGCCGCGGGTTGCCATCATCAACGTCCTCAAGAAACCCTGCTTGG AGGCGGAGCACTCGTATGACGTCCCTTCCCTGGGTAGTGGCACCAACGCGCCGGCTCAG GACGAATCGCCGGACCGTAAGCCGTCCATCCTGGCCGCCAGCGACCTGGACGCCATCGCTGAGC CAGGCGGCGGACCGGACGCCGAGCCGTCCGCCAGCTGGCACTTGTGCGAGTCAGGGGCCGTCGCGTGGGAGCCCGAGGCGCCGGGCGGCGCGGCCGACAAGCCCTTTGCCTGCGAGCTCTGCGGCCGCCGCTTCACCCTGAGACACAACCTGCGGCGGCACACCGACAGCCACATGGGCAGCAAGTCCTTCTGCTGCGGCCAGTGCGGCAAAGGCTTCACGCGCGCCGCCACGCTCAAGACCCACGAACTGGTCCACACGGGCCAGAAGCCCCTCAAGTGCCAGTTTTGCCCCAAAAGCTTCCGGCACCTGGTCAACCTGAAGAACCACGTGCGCCTGCACAGCGGCGTGCGGCCGTACGCCTGCGACTTTTGCGCCAAGACTTTCCGCCAGAAGGTCAACCTGAAGATCCACCGGCGCGTGCACACGGGCGAGCGGCCGTACGCGTGCCGCCAGTGCGGCAAGGCCTTCAGCCAGCAGAGCAGCCTGATCACGCACGGCCGCACGCACTCGGGCGAGCGGCCGTACGTGTGCGACGTCTGCCGCAAGagcttcaacaacaacaacagcctGAAGCTTCACGTGCGCGTGCACACGGGCGAGCGGCCGTACACCTGCGACGTCTGCCTCAAGACCTTCATCCAGGGCAGCCACCTGCGCACGCACAAGAGTCACGTGCACGCCGGCAGAAAGCTCTTCATCTGCGACAAGTGCGGCAAGGCCTACGCCAACGGACGCAACCTCAAGACGCACAAGTGCGTCTATGCCTGA